From a single Nothobranchius furzeri strain GRZ-AD chromosome 7, NfurGRZ-RIMD1, whole genome shotgun sequence genomic region:
- the LOC139070718 gene encoding glutamic acid-rich protein-like, with protein MGAHIPKSPAVPPVRRGQRWKFCRNTSELLHLKRRTPSGAQSTTTAPPAAPLSGLLSSRLQERRFNVKKILFLSIGVEPEEEEVEEEKPEEEPEGEEPEEELEEEESEEEEVEEEKPEKEPEGEEPEEELEEEEPEEEEVEEEKPEKEPEGEEPEEELEEEESEEEEVEEEKPEKEPEGEEPEEELEEEEPEGEESE; from the exons ATGGGGGCACACATTCCCAAATCCCCGGCAGTCCCGCCTGTTAGGAGAGGACAACGATGGAAGTTCTGCAGAAACACCTCAGAGCTCCTTCATCTGAAACGGCGCACACCATCTGGAGCCCAGAGCACAACCAcagctcctcctgctgctcctctgtCTGGTCTCCTCAGCAGCAGACTTCAGGAAAGACGTTTCAACGT GAAGAAGATTTTGTTTCTGTCTATCGGTGTGGAGCCTGAggaggaggaagtggaggaggagaAGCCTGAGGAGGAGCCTGAGGGGGAGGAGCCAGAGGAGgaactggaggaggaggagtctgaggaggaggaagtggaggaggagaAGCCTGAGAAGGAGCCTGAGGGGGAGGAGCCAGAGGAGgaactggaggaggaggagcctgaggaggaggaagtggaggaggagaAGCCTGAGAAGGAGCCTGAGGGGGAGGAGCCAGAGGAGgaactggaggaggaggagtctgaggaggaggaagtggaggaggagaAGCCTGAGAAGGAGCCTGAGGGGGAGGAGCCAGAGGAGgaactggaggaggaggagcctgAGGGGGAGGAGTCAGAGTAG